A single genomic interval of Sphaerodactylus townsendi isolate TG3544 linkage group LG08, MPM_Stown_v2.3, whole genome shotgun sequence harbors:
- the SSR3 gene encoding translocon-associated protein subunit gamma yields the protein MDLVQSAVLYSVMTLVSTYLVAFAYKNVKFVLKHKVAQKREDAVSKEVTRKLSEADNRKMSRKEKDERILWKKNEVADYEATTFSIFYNNTLFLVLVVVASFFVLKNFNPTVNYILSISVSSGLIALLSTGSK from the exons ATGGACCTGGTCCAGTCTGCAGTCCTGTACAGCGTGATGACCCTCGTCAGTACATACCTGGTTGCTTTTGCCTACAAGAATGTAAAGTTTGTTCTCAAACACAA agtagCTCAAAAGAGAGAAGATGCTGTTTCCAAAGAAGTCACCCGCAAGCTGTCTGAGGCAGACAACAGGAAGATGTCACGTAAGGAGAAAGATGAGAG AATTTTGTGGAAGAAGAATGAAGTGGCAGATTACGAGGCGACCACATTCTCCATCTTCtacaacaatactctcttcctggtCTTGGTTGTGGTCGCCTCATTCTTTGTGCTGAAGAACTTCAATCCCACCGT AAATTACATTCTCTCCATCAGCGTTTCATCCGGGCTTATCGCTCTGCTCTCTACTGGCTCTAAGTAG